The DNA sequence AACAGCGGCTACCGTGCCGTCGATGGGGTTGAGCCGGAGGTTCTGGCCCGTGTTGCTCACCACCCGAATCCGGTCGACGGTGGGGTTGAAGTCGAAGCCAAAGTCATTACCAGACAGCGCTGGCGTAAACGGACCCGAACCGATGGCCGTAGCAGCACCGTTCGATGGGTTGATGGTGTACAGACGGCTGGTGCTGCCCAGCGCATAGAGCTGATCCGTGAGCGGACGGAAGTCGATACCATAGATCGTTTCGCCGGCCTGTAATCCCGTGATCGCTTTCGTGATCGGGTTGGGGGCCATCGGATTGAAGATCACCAGGTTGTTGGAGCCATCAACAGCATACGCCACCGGTTCCGTTGGAATAGCGAGACCAATGATGGTGCCGGGCAGATTACCCAGCTTCTGAAGCCGCCCCGTTGTCAGGTTAACCTGCTGCAGTTCCGACTGGCCGTTGAAAGTAACAGCCGCAATGGCGCTGCCGTCCGGAGCAATGTCAAAACCAGCCGCACCGGTAATATCCAGCCCCAGCGGGCCTACGTTCATCAACGTCCCGTTGTTGGGTGGATTCTGGATGTAGAGCCGGTCGGTAGCGGGGTCAATGTCGTAAAGCGTCGTTGTTGTAGCACCGGACCGGTTGTTGGTGTAAGCCACCGCCGAGATCATAGCATCGGCCACTCCGTTGATAGCACCATCAACGGCCACTACGGTACCCGTCTCCGGATTCAGCCGCAGGTCCTGGCCCTGGTTGGTCACGAGCCGTAGCCGGTCGACGGTAGGGTTGAAGTCAATGCCGACAATACCCCCCGACAGGGTCGGTGAGAAAGGCGTTGTACCCAGCGCGCGGGCGACAC is a window from the Spirosoma rigui genome containing:
- a CDS encoding DUF4394 domain-containing protein, which produces MLYKTPLRVLTGLLTLGSLLFLNACEDHRTAPNPATLPDAQLYVLNDANQLLKLNVRTPATPLSTVSLTGLQDGERILSIDFRPATGQLYGVGSSSRLYVINPMTGVARALGTTPFSPTLSGGIVGIDFNPTVDRLRLVTNQGQDLRLNPETGTVVAVDGAINGVADAMISAVAYTNNRSGATTTTLYDIDPATDRLYIQNPPNNGTLMNVGPLGLDITGAAGFDIAPDGSAIAAVTFNGQSELQQVNLTTGRLQKLGNLPGTIIGLAIPTEPVAYAVDGSNNLVIFNPMAPNPITKAITGLQAGETIYGIDFRPLTDQLYALGSTSRLYTINPSNGAATAIGSGPFTPALSGNDFGFDFNPTVDRIRVVSNTGQNLRLNPIDGTVAAVDGTLNPGTPNVTASAYTNNFAGATTTTLYNIDTRTGAAMLFRQMPPNDGTLVSVGSLGTEVESSNGFDIGGTSGMAYALLRSGGTTRVYSINLTSGAATGGATIPGNPAVRGMALGLGF